In the Leishmania mexicana MHOM/GT/2001/U1103 complete genome, chromosome 31 genome, one interval contains:
- a CDS encoding putative C-14 sterol reductase, with amino-acid sequence MAKRRGTASKSEANSLQPRTKTYEWGGPVGALFMVAFLPTLVVALNSLCAGEQCSLMQAMRLPALMKEVVQSARPMLRTAIGIELVWIAAHAVFSILPIGKLVHGSELRSGERLSYRMNAIHAFVVAHLVLFGLHFTSTLNMAVVADLYHPLMIGAILISFAMSVVLYAASYRSRNVLTALGGNTGSVLYDFWVGRELNPRTGPLDWKLMCELRPGLIGWSILNWAFVCKSAELGTVTPSIVLTALFESFYVLDGLLLEAGNLSMMDIVTDGFGFMLCFGDLAWVPFTYTLQTKYLVHHPAHLSLVHLSLCASLTAAGYLIFRNANTEKDRFRKNPQDPRVQHLRVMKTSKGKSLIISGYWGVCRHPNYVGDWLMALGWAAFSGTAELLPYFHPVYFGLLLMHRQLRDEQQMREKYGKEDWNAFCRVVKYRLFPYIY; translated from the coding sequence ATGGCAAAACGCAGAGGTACTGCTTCCAAGTCAGAGGCGAATTCTCTGCAGCCCCGCACGAAAACCTACGAGTGGGGCGGCCCGGTGGGAGCCCTCTTCATGGTTGCTTTTCTCCCCACACTGGTGGTAGCGCTGAACAGCCTGTGCGCTGGGGAGCAGTGCAGCCTCATGCAGGCAATGCGGCTGCCTGCACTGAtgaaggaggtggtgcagagCGCGCGGCCGATGCTGCGGACGGCGATCGGCATCGAGCTTGTGTGGATCGCCGCTCACGCCGTATTTTCCATCCTCCCTATTGGCAAACTCGTCCACGGCAGCGAgctccgcagcggcgagcgACTTTCCTACCGCATGAACGCCATCCACGCCTTCGTTGTCGCGCACCTCGTGCTCTTTGGCCTGCACTTCACCTCCACCCTCAACATGGCTGTTGTGGCCGACCTTTACCACCCCCTCATGATCGGCGCCATTCTTATCTCGTTTGCCATGTCGGTCGTGCTGTACGCGGCGTCGTACCGCAGTCGCAACGTACTCACGGCTCTCGGTGGCAACACCGGGAGCGTTCTGTATGACTTTTGGGTCGGCCGCGAGCTGAACCCGCGCACCGGTCCGCTGGACTGGAAGCTGATGTGCGAACTGCGTCCCGGCCTCATTGGCTGGAGCATTCTCAACTGGGCATTCGTGTGCAAGTCGGCCGAGCTGGGTACCGTGACGCCGAGCATCGTGCTCACCGCACTTTTCGAGTCTTTCTACGTCCTGGATggcctgctgctggaggcgggAAATCTCAGCATGATGGACATTGTGACGGACGGCTTTGGCTTTATGCTGTGCTTTGGCGACCTTGCGTGGGTACCGTTTACGTACACGCTGCAGACGAAGTACCTCGTCCACCACCCCGCGCACCTCTCGCTCGTGCATCTGTCCCTGTGCGCTTCCCTTACTGCCGCCGGGTACCTGATCTTCCGCAATGCGAACACGGAAAAGGACCGCTTCCGAAAAAATCCGCAGGACccgcgcgtgcagcacctgcgcgtcATGAAGACCTCCAAAGGCAAGTCCCTCATCATCTCCGGCTACTGGGGCGTGTGCCGGCACCCAAACTACGTTGGTGACTGGCTGATGGCGCTCGGCTGGGCGGCGTTTAGCGGCACGGCAGAGTTGCTGCCGTACTTTCATCCTGTTTACTttggcctcctcctcatgcACCGTCAGCTGCGTGATGAGCAGCAGATGCGAGAGAAGTACGGCAAGGAGGACTGGAACGCGTTCTGCCGCGTCGTCAAGTATCGGCTGTTCCCGTACATATACTAG
- a CDS encoding membrane associated protein-like protein, whose translation MWSFLNDVRESVRQVVAPPPSTSSAASSTTTATSTTANAKEIGFEVTVDQLTTGLLRLWRKVDQTASKVLRQAFDEAASLREEAVPPLFTLTAEARASLSEDELLELLIDAITHATDRTHQALDEANFLLSLGIEEQIAHTKDYAGCYEWWDRTVNRRLIVCQDLLQARFADTSSTPEHMATVMALRTQMDIIRRASTQPMAAIAARGRLLEDERYDLLKSLPAILPVEVGMQPAHVSSTAPDEVTSTAHQPTAASPSKPSYTSSVESGVAAVPLDSYIPQFRPFTASSATAAANATLHDFDSTPSEANPAVAHASPSQTPPSTVEQARLERQAEEERLAREAAAEQARLEQQAEEERLAREAAAEQARLEQQAEEERLAREAAAEQARLEQQAEEERLAREAAAEQARLEQQAEEERLAREAAAEQARLERQAEEERLAREAAAEQARLERQAEEERLAREAAAEQARLEQQAEEERLAREAAAEQARLERQAEEERLAREAAAEQARLEQQAEEERLAREAAAEQARLEQQAEEERLAREAAAEQARLEQQAEEERLAREAAAEQARLERQAEEERLAREAAAEQARLEQQAEEERLAREAAAEQARLERQAEEERLAREAAAEQARLERQAEEERLAREAAAEQARLERQAEEERLAREAAAEQARLEQQAEEERLAREAAAEQARLERQAEEERLAREAAAEQARLEQQAEEERLAREAAAEQARLERQAEEERLAREAAAEQARLERQAEEERLAREAAAEQARLEQQAEEERLAREAAAEQARLERQAEEERLAREAAAEQARLEQQAEEERLAREAAAEQARLEQQAEEERLAREAAAEQARLERQAEEERLAREAAAEQARLEQQAEEERLAREAAAEQARLEQQAEEERLAREAAAEQARLERQAEEERLAREAAAEQARLERQAEEERLAREAAAEQARLEQQAEEERLAREAAAEQARLERQAEEERLAREAAAEQARLERQAEEERLAREAAAEQARLERQAEEERLAREAAAEQARLERQAEEERLAREAAAEQARLEQQAEEERLAREAAAEQARLEQQAEEERLAREAAAEQARLERQAEEERLAREAAAEQARLERQAEEERLAREAAAEQARLERQAEEERLAREAAAEQARLEQQAEEERLAREAAAEQARLERQAEEERLAREAAAEQARLERQAEEERLAREAAAEQARLEQQAEEERLAREVVGVLEADESVARAKVSREAQEVSVSLYGEVIMGAQLMQKGMRTPSSSHSVMPPRVETAIDDDGWGEDDGFEEVNMAQFTKYLGSPQRRTSWGGADPSFLSSPLSGYAQAYTPASAHRDAPMARKKLSPPITPVSGVQQVGVTEVATPTAGRRLGGMSLRKKSPPVRVAPDGGTPVSAFEPRGSIGSSSSMSRPYGAAATSVSGAVGVRSAPQKSVFSSPSAVSRQSKRQVQLEDDDKWDEDW comes from the coding sequence ATGTGGAGCTTTCTGAACGATGTACGGGAGTCAGTGCGGCAGGTAgtcgcacctcctcccagcacgagcagcgcagctagctccaccaccaccgccacgtctACGACGGCGAATGCGAAGGAGATAGGCTTTGAGGTGACGGTGGATCAATTGACAACTGGGCTGCTTCGCTTATGGCGCAAGGTTGACCAGACGGCCAGTAAGGTCCTTCGCCAAGCCTTCGACGAAGCCGCCTCGCTTCGGGAGGAGGCTGTTCCACCGCTTTTTACCTTGACagcagaggcgcgcgcgtccCTATCAGAGGACGAGCTCTTGGAGCTTCTCATAGATGCCATCACGCACGCGACCGATCGCACGCATCAAGCGCTCGACGAGGCGAATTTTCTCTTGAGCCTCGGCATTGAAGAGCAAATTGCGCACACGAAAGACTATGCGGGGTGCTATGAGTGGTGGGATCGAACAGTGAACCGCCGCCTCATCGTCTGTCAAGATTTGTTGCAGGCCCGCTTCGCCGACACCTCTTCTACACCAGAGCATATGGCAActgtgatggcgctgcgcacccAAATGGATATCATTCGACGCGCCTCCACCCAGCCAATGGCCGCTATCGCCGCTCGCGGACGCCTTCTCGAAGACGAGCGCTACGACTTACTCAAATCTCTCCCCGCCATACTCCCCGTCGAAGTAGGCATGCAGCCGGCACACGTCAGCTCTACGGCACCCGATGAGGTGACCTCAACCGCGCACCAGCCCACTGCTGCATCCCCTAGTAAACCTTCTTATACGTCCTCCGTAGAGAGCGGggttgctgctgtgcctcTTGATTCCTACATACCTCAGTTTAGGCCGTTTACCGCCTCTTCAGCAACCGCTGCCGCTAACGCTACTCTCCACGACTTCGACTCCACTCCCAGCGAGGCAAATCCTGCCGTTGCACACGCATCTCCATCACAGACGCCACCTTCCACCGtggagcaggcacgcctggagcggcaggcggaggaggagcgccttgcccgtgaggcggcggcggagcaggcacggctggagcagcaggcggaggaggagcgtcttgcccgtgaggcggcggcggagcaggcacggctggagcagcaggcggaggaggagcgccttgcccgtgaggcggcggcggagcaggcacgcctggagcagcaggcggaggaggagcgtcttgcccgtgaggcggcggcggagcaggcacggctggagcagcaggcggaggaggagcgccttgcccgtgaggcggcggcggagcaggcacggctggagcggcaggcggaggaggagcgccttgcccgtgaggcggcggcggagcaggcacgcctggagcggcaggcggaggaggagcgtcttgcccgtgaggcggcggcggagcaggcacggctggagcagcaggcggaggaggagcgccttgcccgtgaggcggcggcggagcaggcacgcctggagcggcaggcggaggaggagcgccttgcccgtgaggcggcggcggagcaggcacgcctggagcagcaggcggaggaggagcgtcttgcccgtgaggcggcggcggagcaggcacgcctggagcagcaggcggaggaggagcgtcttgcccgtgaggcggcggcggagcaggcacggctggagcagcaggcggaggaggagcgccttgcccgtgaggcggcggcggagcaggcacgcctggagcggcaggcggaggaggagcgccttgcccgtgaggcggcggcggagcaggcacgcctggagcagcaggcggaggaggagcgtcttgcccgtgaggcggcggcggagcaggcacgcctggagcggcaggcggaggaggagcgccttgcccgtgaggcggcggcggagcaggcacgcctggagcggcaggcggaggaggagcgccttgcccgtgaggcggcggcggagcaggcacggctggagcggcaggcggaggaggagcgtcttgcccgtgaggcggcggcggagcaggcacggctggagcagcaggcggaggaggagcgccttgcccgtgaggcggcggcggagcaggcacggctggagcggcaggcggaggaggagcgccttgcccgtgaggcggcggcggagcaggcacgcctggagcagcaggcggaggaggagcgccttgcccgtgaggcggcggcggagcaggcacggctggagcggcaggcggaggaggagcgccttgcccgtgaggcggcggcggagcaggcacgcctggagcggcaggcggaggaggagcgccttgcccgtgaggcggcggcggagcaggcacgcctggagcagcaggcggaggaggagcgccttgcccgtgaggcggcggcggagcaggcacggctggagcggcaggcggaggaggagcgccttgcccgtgaggcggcggcggagcaggcacgcctggagcagcaggcggaggaggagcgtcttgcccgtgaggcggcggcggagcaggcacggctggagcagcaggcggaggaggagcgccttgcccgtgaggcggcggcggagcaggcacgcctggagcggcaggcggaggaggagcgccttgcccgtgaggcggcggcggagcaggcacgcctggagcagcaggcggaggaggagcgtcttgcccgtgaggcggcggcggagcaggcacggctggagcagcaggcggaggaggagcgtcttgcccgtgaggcggcggcggagcaggcacgcctggagcggcaggcggaggaggagcgccttgcccgtgaggcggcggcggagcaggcacggctggagcggcaggcggaggaggagcgccttgcccgtgaggcggcggcggagcaggcacgcctggagcagcaggcggaggaggagcgccttgcccgtgaggcggcggcggagcaggcacggctggagcggcaggcggaggaggagcgccttgcccgtgaggcggcggcggagcaggcacggctggagcggcaggcggaggaggagcgccttgcccgtgaggcggcggcggagcaggcacggctggagcggcaggcggaggaggagcgccttgcccgtgaggcggcggcggagcaggcacgcctggagcggcaggcggaggaggagcgccttgcccgtgaggcggcggcggagcaggcacgcctggagcagcaggcggaggaggagcgtcttgcccgtgaggcggcggcggagcaggcacgcctggagcagcaggcggaggaggagcgccttgcccgtgaggcggcggcggagcaggcacggctggagcggcaggcggaggaggagcgccttgcccgtgaggcggcggcggagcaggcacggctggagcggcaggcggaggaggagcgccttgcccgtgaggcggcggcggagcaggcacgcctggagcggcaggcggaggaggagcgccttgcccgtgaggcggcggcggagcaggcacgcctggagcagcaggcggaggaggagcgtcttgcccgtgaggcggcggcggagcaggcacggctggagcggcaggcggaggaggagcgccttgcccgtgaggcggcggcggagcaggcacgcctggagcggcaggcggaggaggagcgtcttgcccgtgaggcggcggcggagcaggcacgcctggagcagcaggcggaggaggagcgccttgcccgtgaAGTGGTCGGTGTATTGGAGGCAGACGAGAGTGTGGCACGGGCGAAGGTATCGAGGGAGGCCCAGGAGGTCTCTGTATCACTGTATGGCGAAGTGATCATGGGTGCACAGTTGATGCAAAAAGGGATGCGCACGCCGTCCTCCAGCCATAGTGTCATGCCGCCGCGTGTGGAGACAGCAATTGACGATGACGGGTGGGGCGAAGATGACGGGTTCGAGGAGGTCAACATGGCTCAGTTCACCAAGTATCTCGGCTCCCCACAACGACGCACTAGTTGGGGCGGTGCCGACCCCTCGTTTTTGTCATCGCCGCTCTCTGGCTACGCGCAAGCGTACACACCAGCGTCTGCCCACCGGGATGCACCGATGGCGCGCAAGAAGCTCTCGCCGCCGATAACGCCAGTGTCTGGTGTGCAGCAGGTCGGAGTAACAGAGGTGGCCACTCCCACTGCGGGCCGTCGGCTAGGCGGAATGAGTTTGCGTAAGAAATCGCCGCCTGTGCGAGTGGCGCCGGACGGAGGAACGCCCGTATCCGCATTCGAACCTCGCGGCTCTATCGGCAGTAGTAGCAGTATGAGTAGACCTtacggcgccgccgccacttctGTGTCTGGCGCAGTGGGCGTGAGATCTGCACCTCAGAAGAGCGTCTTCTCTAGTCCTTCCGCGGTGAGCAGGCAATCGAAGCGCCAAGTGCAACTCGAAGATGACGACAAATGGGATGAGGATTGGTAG